In Paramicrobacterium humi, the genomic stretch GTACTCGTTGCCGTCAGCGTCATACACGTAGGGACCGGATGCCTTCACGAGGAAGCGCGGTGTGCCGCCGACCGAGCCGAAGGCGCGCACCGGGGAGTTCACGCCTCCCGGGATAGCCTGCTTGGCCCGCGCGAAAAGTTCCTCGTTCACTTGATCCATCCTGCGAGTTCGATAGCCCAGTAGGTGAGCACGGCGTCGGCGCCGGCGCGGCGGATGCTCAGCACCGATTCCTCGATCGCTGCTCGCCGGTTGATCCAGCCGTTCGCCGCGGCAGCCTCGATCATCGCGTACTCGCCGGAGATCTGATATGCCCAGACCGGAATGTCGGAGATCTCGGCGACGTCGGAGAGAACGTCGAGGTAGCTCATCGCCGGTTTGACCATGACGATGTCCGCTCCCTCGGCAAGATCGAGCGTCGCTTCTCGCAAGCCCTCACGGCGATTCGCCGGGTCCTGCTGGTACGTGCGCCGATCACCCGCGAGCTGCGAGTCCACGGCTTCGCGGAAAGGCCCGTAGAATGCGGACGCGTACTTGGCCGCATAGGCGAGAACGGCCGTATCGATGAATCCGGCCGCGTCGAGCGCCTCCCGGACGACGGCGACTTGGCCGTCCATCATCCCACTGAGTCCCAATATGCTGGAACCGGCATGAGCCTGCGCGAGCGCCATCTCCGCGTATCGCTCGAGCGTCGCGTCGTTGTCGACGTTTCCGCGTGCGTCGAGGACGCCGCAGTGGCCGTGGTCGGTGAATTCGTCGAGGCACAAGTCCGTCTGCACGACGAGATCGCCGCCGAACTCGTCGGCGAGCCGCCGTGTCGCTGCATTGAGAACGCCGTCGGGGTCGGTCGCCTGCGAGCCGATTGCGTCGCGCGTCTCGGGGACACCGAACAGCATGACGCCCCCGATTCCCGCGGTGACCGCTTCTTCTGCCGCTCGCACAAGGCTGTCCATGCTGTGCTGCACGACCCCGGGCATCGAGCCGATCGGCACGGGTTCCGTAGCGCCCTCGCGCACGAACATCGGAAGAATGAGTTCGGCGGGGTGCAGCCTCGTCTCTGCCACGAGCCGGCGCATCGCCGGGGTCGTGCGAAGGCGACGTGGTCTGATGGTGGGATTTGTCACCGTAGTCCTGTCCCTCGGGGATCGCGCAGGGTCACTGCGCATTGCGTTCCTCGACGATGCGAATGGCCGAGGTGATGACCTCGCCTTGCGCCGTCGAGGTCACGGCGGCGTCCTGGCCGCCGGATTCGACCACCCTGACGATCGCGTCGAGGAGGTCGGTCACGGTCTGTCGCCGTGACACGATGTGGACTGCGAGGCCCGCCTTTGCGGCATCCTTGGCCGTGCGCGGTCCGATAGCCGCGATGAGCGTCGTGGGTGGAAGCGGCGTGAGCTGCTCGACCACCTGCTCGGCGACCGAGCCGGAGGTCACGAGGATCGCGTTGGTGCGGCCGCTGGCGACATCGTCGCGCACCTTCTGCGTGACGGGTTCTCCGATCGTGCGGTACGCGACGACCGAGTGCACGTCGTGCCCCGCCGTGATGAGCCCCTTCGTGAGTACGGGCTTCGCGATCTCGGAGCGCAGCGTGAGGAACTTCTTCGGCGTCGGCTCGAGCTGCGTGAGCTCGGACACCATGCCCTTCGCCGAGTTGTCCTTCGCCGGCACAAGATCGACGTGGTAGCCGACGGCGAGCAGCGCGGCCGCCGTGGTCTCGCCGACGGCGGCGACCTTCGTGCGACGCGGGATCGTGACGTTCTGCGTGTACAGCACGTCGACAGTCGTCGCACTCGTCAGGGTGACCCAGTCGAAGTAGCCGGCTTCGAGCCGCTTGAGAGCCTGGGCGAGGCCTTCCGGGTCGGACGTGGGCGCGAAGTTCACCATGGGAGCGATGACGGGCGTCGCGCCACGGTCGCGAAGTTCCGCCGCGACCCCGTCGCCCCACGGGCCGCCGCGCGGCACGAGGACGCGCCAGCCCTTCAGCGGTTTGCTCGGTGCAGTAGTCATGATTCCCTCAGAGGTGCAAGGTCGGCCGCGCCAGCGGCCAGGAGGGCGTCGGCCAGCTCGGTACCCGCGCGCGCGGCGCGCTTCATGAGCGCACCCGTGTCGTGGACGGCCGGTCCGGCATCCGGGCCCGACGCGGGCGCCCACACGTCACCGATGGTGACGCGCTGCTGTCGGGCGCGCACGGCGGTTCCGTCGAGCGCATACACGTGCGCATCGACGGTGAGCTCTCCCCCGCTGAGAACCGCGTGCGCGGCGACGGGCGCCGCACAGCCGGCCTCCAATCGGGAGAGGACAGCACGTTCGGCTGTGGCGGCGGCCTCGGCCGCGGCATCCGTCACCGCGGTGAGGGCGCGCACGAGAGGCGCGTCGGCGGCGAGGGTCTCGAGATCGGTGCTGCGCACCTCGACGGCGAGCACGCCTTGCGCGGGCGCCGTTGGCCAGGTCTCGATGTCGAAGAACTCGGTTGCGGCCTCCGAGAGCCCGAGCCGCGCGAGGCCGGCCGCGGCGAGAACGACGGCGTCGAGCTCGCCCGACGTGACGAATCCGAGCCGGGTCCCAACGTTTCCGCGGATGTCGACGACGTCGAGGTCCGGCCGGCGATGCTTGAGCTGCGCGATGCGGCGGGGTGAGCCGGTCCCGACGCGAGCGCCGTGGGGAAGCTCATCGAGAGTGAGCCCGTCGCGCGCGCACAAGGCATCCCGGGCGTCCTCGCGGGCAGGAACCGCGCCGATAACGAGGCCGGGCAGGGCGGCCGTCGGCAAGTCCTTCATGGAGTGCACGACGAGATCGCACGCGCCGTCGAGCAGCGCGTCGCGCAGCGCCGCTGCGAACACCCCCGTGCCGCCGAGTGTCGAGAGCGAGGCGCGGGAGGTGTCGCCGTGGGTCGTGACCGTGAGCAGCTCGGCCTCGCCGCCGATCGCATCGGCGAGAGCGCGCGCGACGCCGCCGGCCTGGGCTGTCGCCAAGGCGCTGCCGCG encodes the following:
- a CDS encoding uroporphyrinogen-III synthase, encoding MTTAPSKPLKGWRVLVPRGGPWGDGVAAELRDRGATPVIAPMVNFAPTSDPEGLAQALKRLEAGYFDWVTLTSATTVDVLYTQNVTIPRRTKVAAVGETTAAALLAVGYHVDLVPAKDNSAKGMVSELTQLEPTPKKFLTLRSEIAKPVLTKGLITAGHDVHSVVAYRTIGEPVTQKVRDDVASGRTNAILVTSGSVAEQVVEQLTPLPPTTLIAAIGPRTAKDAAKAGLAVHIVSRRQTVTDLLDAIVRVVESGGQDAAVTSTAQGEVITSAIRIVEERNAQ
- the hemC gene encoding hydroxymethylbilane synthase; this translates as MTTLLVGTRGSALATAQAGGVARALADAIGGEAELLTVTTHGDTSRASLSTLGGTGVFAAALRDALLDGACDLVVHSMKDLPTAALPGLVIGAVPAREDARDALCARDGLTLDELPHGARVGTGSPRRIAQLKHRRPDLDVVDIRGNVGTRLGFVTSGELDAVVLAAAGLARLGLSEAATEFFDIETWPTAPAQGVLAVEVRSTDLETLAADAPLVRALTAVTDAAAEAAATAERAVLSRLEAGCAAPVAAHAVLSGGELTVDAHVYALDGTAVRARQQRVTIGDVWAPASGPDAGPAVHDTGALMKRAARAGTELADALLAAGAADLAPLRES
- the hemB gene encoding porphobilinogen synthase, with product MTNPTIRPRRLRTTPAMRRLVAETRLHPAELILPMFVREGATEPVPIGSMPGVVQHSMDSLVRAAEEAVTAGIGGVMLFGVPETRDAIGSQATDPDGVLNAATRRLADEFGGDLVVQTDLCLDEFTDHGHCGVLDARGNVDNDATLERYAEMALAQAHAGSSILGLSGMMDGQVAVVREALDAAGFIDTAVLAYAAKYASAFYGPFREAVDSQLAGDRRTYQQDPANRREGLREATLDLAEGADIVMVKPAMSYLDVLSDVAEISDIPVWAYQISGEYAMIEAAAANGWINRRAAIEESVLSIRRAGADAVLTYWAIELAGWIK